A DNA window from Rhodocyclaceae bacterium contains the following coding sequences:
- the dxs gene encoding 1-deoxy-D-xylulose-5-phosphate synthase: MNKPHEVFELLGRIESPADLRTLDRRQLPQLCNELREFLLQSVSRTGGHLSSNLGTVELTVALHYVFNTPDDRLVWDVGHQTYAHKVLTGRRAGMDRLRMRGGIAGFPRRDESEYDTFGVAHSSTSISAALGMAVAARRMNEPRRVVAIIGDGAMSAGLAFEALNNAESAECDLLVILNDNDMSISQPVGALHNYLARLMSGRFYTAARRAGEKVLSAAPGMLELAKRAEEHVKGMLLPGTLFEEFGFNYLGPVDGHDVDTLTSTLHNLRNLRGLQFLHVVTRKGKGYSPAEVDPIQYHGVSKFDPVAGIVAKAAPVPAPVPGYTQVFGDWLCDMAATDPRLVGITPAMREGSGLVRFSREYPDRYFDVGIAEQHAVTFGAGLACDGMKPVVAIYSTFLQRGYDQLVHDVAIQNLPVLFAIDRGGLVGADGPTHHGSFDLSFLRCVPNLTVMVPSDENETRQMLYTAWTLDTPTAVRYPRGNGPGVPVESKMAALPVGKGEVRRRGSDVAFLAFGSMVAPCLKAAEVLDATVANMRYVKPLDVELVRELAASHRVLVTVEENVVMGGAGSAVLEALAAIGWSGKTIQLGLPDSFVEHGDPAGLLKECGLDSEGILGQVRARM, from the coding sequence TTGAACAAGCCGCACGAAGTCTTCGAACTGCTCGGCCGGATCGAAAGCCCGGCAGACCTGCGCACGCTCGATCGCCGCCAGTTGCCGCAACTCTGCAACGAGCTGCGCGAGTTCCTGCTGCAGTCGGTGTCGCGCACCGGGGGCCACCTGTCCTCTAACCTCGGTACGGTCGAGCTCACGGTCGCGCTGCACTATGTGTTCAATACCCCCGACGACCGGCTGGTGTGGGACGTGGGGCACCAGACCTACGCGCACAAGGTGCTGACCGGCCGGCGTGCGGGCATGGATCGGCTGCGCATGCGTGGCGGCATCGCCGGATTCCCGCGTCGGGACGAGAGCGAGTACGACACGTTCGGCGTCGCGCATTCGTCTACCTCGATCAGTGCCGCGCTCGGCATGGCCGTGGCGGCACGCCGCATGAACGAACCGCGGCGGGTGGTGGCGATCATCGGCGATGGTGCGATGTCCGCCGGCCTCGCTTTCGAGGCGCTGAACAACGCCGAGTCGGCCGAATGCGACCTGCTGGTGATCCTGAACGACAACGACATGTCGATCTCGCAGCCGGTCGGGGCCCTGCACAACTACCTGGCGCGGCTGATGTCCGGGCGCTTCTACACCGCGGCGCGCCGTGCCGGCGAGAAAGTGCTGTCGGCCGCACCGGGCATGCTTGAACTGGCCAAGCGCGCAGAGGAGCACGTGAAGGGCATGCTCCTGCCGGGCACGCTGTTCGAGGAGTTCGGCTTCAACTACCTCGGTCCGGTCGACGGGCATGACGTCGACACGCTCACGAGCACGCTGCACAACCTGCGCAACCTGCGCGGCCTGCAGTTCCTGCACGTGGTGACGCGCAAGGGCAAGGGATACTCTCCGGCCGAGGTCGACCCGATCCAGTATCACGGGGTGTCGAAGTTCGACCCGGTGGCCGGCATCGTCGCGAAGGCGGCTCCGGTCCCGGCACCGGTCCCGGGCTACACGCAGGTGTTCGGCGACTGGCTGTGCGACATGGCCGCCACCGACCCACGTCTGGTCGGCATCACGCCGGCGATGCGTGAAGGCTCCGGCCTGGTGCGCTTCTCGCGCGAGTACCCCGACCGTTATTTCGACGTGGGGATCGCGGAGCAGCACGCAGTGACCTTCGGAGCTGGCCTGGCCTGCGACGGCATGAAGCCGGTAGTTGCGATCTACTCGACCTTCCTGCAGCGCGGCTACGATCAGCTGGTGCATGACGTGGCCATCCAGAACCTCCCGGTGCTGTTCGCGATCGACCGGGGCGGCCTGGTCGGGGCCGATGGCCCGACCCACCACGGTTCGTTCGACCTGTCGTTCCTGCGCTGCGTGCCGAACCTCACCGTGATGGTGCCCTCGGACGAAAACGAGACGCGGCAGATGCTGTACACCGCCTGGACCCTCGATACGCCGACGGCGGTACGCTATCCGCGCGGCAACGGCCCCGGTGTCCCGGTCGAGTCGAAGATGGCCGCGCTCCCGGTCGGCAAGGGCGAGGTGCGGCGCCGCGGCAGCGACGTGGCCTTCCTGGCCTTCGGCTCCATGGTAGCGCCCTGCCTGAAGGCGGCCGAGGTGCTCGACGCCACCGTGGCGAACATGCGCTACGTGAAGCCGCTCGACGTCGAACTGGTGCGCGAGCTCGCCGCCAGCCATCGCGTGCTGGTCACGGTGGAAGAGAATGTCGTGATGGGAGGCGCTGGCAGTGCAGTGCTCGAGGCTCTCGCCGCCATCGGATGGTCGGGCAAGACGATCCAGCTCGGCCTTCCTGACAGCTTCGTCGAGCACGGAGACCCGGCCGGCCTCCTCAAGGAGTGCGGGTTGGACAGCGAGGGCATCCTTGGGCAGGTCCGGGCGCGCATGTAG
- a CDS encoding polyprenyl synthetase family protein codes for MSADAAGFEAWMRAHQALAERALDRVLPDAGHAPARLHAAMRYAASGGGKRVRPLLAFAAADVVQAPVERVALAGAAVELIHAYSLVHDDMPCMDDDTLRRGKPTVHVQYDEATALLVGDALQSLAFQVLSEQPLADDPARQLEMVRLLAQASGSRGMAGGQAIDLAAVGGTLDVAELEFMHVHKTGALIRCATLLGALCGRPLDEAERAHLDRFAKAIGLAFQVVDDLLDAEASTATLGKTAGKDAEANKPTYVTVLGLRAAKEWARDLRAQADDALAPLGPGAARLGQLADFIVKRQF; via the coding sequence ATGTCTGCCGATGCGGCGGGTTTCGAGGCGTGGATGCGCGCCCATCAGGCGCTCGCAGAGCGGGCGCTGGATCGGGTGCTGCCCGACGCCGGGCATGCGCCTGCAAGGCTGCATGCTGCGATGCGCTATGCCGCATCGGGCGGTGGCAAGCGCGTGCGGCCACTGCTTGCCTTTGCCGCAGCAGACGTGGTGCAGGCACCGGTCGAGCGCGTCGCCCTGGCCGGGGCTGCGGTCGAACTGATCCATGCTTACTCGCTGGTGCACGATGACATGCCCTGCATGGACGACGACACGCTGCGGCGCGGCAAGCCGACCGTCCATGTGCAGTACGACGAGGCAACGGCACTGCTGGTCGGCGATGCCCTGCAGAGCCTGGCGTTCCAGGTGCTCTCCGAACAGCCGCTCGCAGACGATCCGGCCCGCCAGCTCGAAATGGTCCGGCTGCTGGCACAGGCGTCCGGTTCGCGCGGCATGGCCGGGGGGCAGGCAATCGATCTGGCAGCGGTCGGTGGAACGCTCGACGTCGCCGAACTCGAATTCATGCATGTCCACAAGACCGGTGCGCTGATACGATGTGCGACACTGTTGGGGGCGCTGTGCGGACGTCCGCTGGACGAGGCAGAGCGCGCTCATCTCGATCGTTTCGCGAAGGCGATCGGGCTCGCTTTCCAGGTGGTCGATGACCTGCTCGATGCCGAAGCAAGCACGGCCACCCTGGGCAAGACGGCGGGCAAGGACGCCGAAGCGAACAAGCCGACCTACGTCACCGTACTCGGCCTGCGCGCTGCGAAGGAATGGGCGCGCGACCTGCGCGCACAGGCGGATGACGCGCTTGCTCCGCTCGGTCCGGGCGCTGCCCGACTCGGCCAGCTGGCCGATTTCATCGTGAAGAGACAATTTTGA
- the folE gene encoding GTP cyclohydrolase I FolE produces MNDHLPKTPSLTAEADSEVEGGYEKVDRYDATTTAELAKHFGKALGLIGEDPQREGLLKTPERAGKALQFLTHGYGLDATTILRSAMFKEDYREMLIVKDIELYSLCEHHMLPFFGKAHIAYIPNGYIVGLSKLPRVVDVFARRLQVQERLTVQIRDSIQSTLNPAGVAVVIEATHMCMVMRGVQKQNSTTTSSAFTGAFEQDTTRAEFLRLVMSR; encoded by the coding sequence ATGAACGACCACCTGCCGAAGACGCCGAGCCTCACCGCCGAGGCGGATTCCGAAGTCGAGGGCGGCTACGAGAAGGTCGATCGTTACGATGCGACGACCACTGCCGAGCTTGCGAAGCATTTCGGCAAGGCGCTGGGCCTGATCGGTGAGGATCCCCAGCGCGAAGGGCTCTTGAAGACGCCCGAGCGCGCGGGCAAGGCGCTGCAGTTCCTCACCCATGGCTATGGACTGGATGCCACCACCATCCTGCGCTCGGCGATGTTCAAGGAAGACTATCGCGAGATGCTGATCGTCAAGGACATCGAGTTGTACTCGCTGTGCGAGCACCACATGCTGCCGTTCTTCGGCAAGGCGCACATCGCCTACATCCCGAACGGCTACATCGTCGGCTTGTCGAAGCTGCCGCGCGTGGTCGATGTGTTCGCCCGCCGCCTGCAGGTGCAGGAGCGGCTCACCGTCCAGATCCGCGACTCGATCCAGTCGACGCTGAACCCCGCGGGCGTCGCGGTGGTGATCGAGGCCACGCACATGTGCATGGTGATGCGCGGCGTACAGAAGCAGAATTCCACCACCACGAGTTCCGCCTTTACCGGCGCCTTCGAGCAGGACACCACCCGCGCGGAGTTCCTGCGCCTGGTGATGTCGCGCTGA
- a CDS encoding CBS domain-containing protein, with product MITIKQLLASKSSELFTISADDTVTTALAILSARRIGALMVMEGTSLVGILSERDCALKVALPGRRAEETRVSEIMTRTVITVGPTQPLEDCMQQMTERDIRHLPVIDDGRVVGMISIGDVVKETLKQQRYLIQQLESYIRGAYTGGLR from the coding sequence ATGATCACCATCAAGCAGTTGCTGGCCTCGAAGTCATCCGAGCTTTTCACCATCTCGGCCGACGACACGGTGACCACGGCACTGGCGATCCTCTCGGCCCGGCGCATCGGCGCCCTGATGGTGATGGAAGGTACATCGCTGGTGGGCATCCTGTCGGAACGCGACTGTGCGCTGAAGGTGGCGCTGCCCGGCCGTCGTGCAGAAGAGACGCGCGTGAGCGAGATCATGACGCGTACCGTGATCACGGTGGGGCCGACGCAGCCCCTGGAAGACTGCATGCAGCAGATGACCGAACGCGACATCCGCCATCTGCCAGTGATCGATGACGGACGGGTAGTCGGGATGATCTCGATCGGCGACGTGGTGAAAGAGACGCTGAAGCAGCAGCGTTACCTGATCCAGCAGCTCGAGTCGTACATCCGTGGTGCGTACACGGGCGGGCTGCGCTGA
- the ribA gene encoding GTP cyclohydrolase II, producing the protein MKQTERAVPTIAQRIVNEIIPAVRDGKMVILVDDEDRENEGDLYVAASHATPEAISFMACEARGLVSLALTEDRLRELGLALITADEANTTKFRTAFATPIDAREGVGSGMSAHDRAHTIKVALDPASGPSDLIRPGRLQTLRAQTGGVLARAGHTEAAVDLARLAGLPPAGVICEIMNEDGTMARTPQLEAFSQQHGIPILRISDLAVWRRSQRQIRRKSQTVLPTRYFGEFELMVYTDELETSLYVVMKKGEVATEEPVLVRLHSQCLTGDVFGSTRCDCGEQLELAMQEIDREGRGAIVYMFDEGRGIGLANKILAYALQDQGYDTVEANHKLGFAADLRDYTVGARILFDLGVRRLKLMTNNPDKVRSAEEQGLIVTERRQLEVPPRPANRRYMETKQTKFGHLLSMVGEARDPEGTPGGQ; encoded by the coding sequence ATGAAACAGACTGAACGGGCTGTACCGACGATTGCCCAGCGCATCGTCAACGAAATCATCCCTGCCGTACGCGACGGGAAGATGGTGATACTGGTCGACGACGAAGACCGCGAGAATGAAGGCGACCTGTATGTCGCGGCGAGCCATGCGACGCCCGAGGCCATCAGCTTCATGGCCTGCGAGGCACGCGGGCTCGTGTCTCTGGCGCTGACCGAAGACAGACTGCGCGAGCTGGGGCTGGCGCTGATCACCGCCGACGAGGCGAACACCACGAAGTTCCGCACCGCGTTCGCGACGCCGATCGATGCGCGCGAGGGCGTCGGGTCCGGCATGTCGGCCCATGACCGTGCGCACACCATCAAGGTCGCACTCGACCCGGCGAGCGGTCCGTCCGACCTGATCCGCCCCGGCCGGCTGCAGACGCTGCGTGCGCAGACCGGCGGCGTACTCGCGCGTGCAGGGCACACCGAGGCCGCCGTCGACCTCGCGCGGCTGGCCGGCCTGCCGCCGGCAGGCGTGATCTGCGAGATCATGAATGAAGATGGAACGATGGCGCGTACGCCGCAGCTCGAGGCGTTCTCGCAGCAGCACGGCATCCCGATCCTGCGCATCAGCGACCTGGCTGTCTGGCGGCGCTCGCAGCGCCAGATCCGGCGCAAGTCGCAGACGGTGCTGCCGACGCGCTACTTCGGCGAGTTCGAACTGATGGTGTACACCGACGAGCTCGAGACCAGCCTCTATGTCGTGATGAAGAAGGGCGAAGTGGCGACCGAAGAGCCGGTGCTCGTGCGGCTGCATTCGCAGTGCCTGACCGGCGACGTGTTCGGTTCGACCCGCTGCGACTGCGGCGAGCAGCTCGAACTGGCGATGCAGGAGATCGACCGTGAAGGGCGCGGCGCGATCGTTTACATGTTCGACGAGGGGCGTGGCATCGGCCTTGCGAACAAGATCCTCGCCTATGCGCTGCAGGACCAGGGCTACGACACGGTCGAGGCGAACCACAAGCTCGGTTTCGCGGCCGACCTGCGCGATTACACCGTCGGTGCACGCATCCTGTTCGATCTCGGCGTACGCCGCCTGAAGCTGATGACGAACAATCCCGACAAGGTGCGCTCGGCCGAAGAGCAGGGTCTGATCGTCACCGAGCGCCGCCAGCTCGAAGTGCCGCCGCGGCCGGCCAACCGCCGGTACATGGAGACCAAGCAGACCAAGTTCGGCCACCTGCTGTCGATGGTCGGCGAGGCGCGCGATCCCGAAGGCACCCCGGGCGGGCAGTGA
- a CDS encoding efflux RND transporter permease subunit, translated as MNVSAWSIRNPIPTVMLFVLLTLAGLAGFKAMKIQNFPDIELPTIIVTASLPGAGPGQLETEVARKIENSVASVQGVKHIYSTLQDGAVTISVEFRLEKPVQEALDETRDAVNRIRAELPADLRDPVISKLNISGVPILTYTVASSRMDEEALSWFVDNEASKALLAVRGVGGVARVGGVSREVRVELDPARLLALNATAAEVSRGLRQLQRELSGGRIDLGGGEQAVRTLATVRSAEELAAIEISLAGGRRVRLDQLAKVSDTIGERRSAALLDGRPVVGFEVTKARGESEVGVARGVRERIEQLKAVHPDITVTESFNFVDFVQESYEGSMWLLMEGALLAVIVVWLFLRDWRATFVSAVALPMSAIPTFLGMWWLGFTINTVTLLSLSLVVGVLVDDAIVEIENIMRHLRMGKTPYQAAMEAADEIGLAVIATTFTLIAVFLPTAFMSGVAGKFFKQFGWTAVLAVFASLVVARMLTPMMAAYMLRTPDKAHPEGRLMRVYLRATAWCVRHRLATTVAAALFFAGSIALIPLLPTGFIPPDDLSQTQVQVELPPGSRFEDTFATAERARLLVSGNTHVKLVYTTIGGGSAGSDPFAPGGAAEARKATLNINVTPRQERSGTSKQAIEADLRDRLSALPGARVTVGLGGSGEKYVLVLAGDDGAALLAAAREVERDIRSIPGIGGVTSSSSLIRPELVVRPDFARAADAGVDSTTIADTLRIATLGDYDLALPKMNLAQRQVPIVVRLPDTARQDLALLSQLTVPGRDGPVRIDAIADLVLESGPAIINRYDRLRNINLSIELNNVPLGDVVAAVEKLPSLAALPPGVTQASIGDAEVMAELFASFGLAMLTGVLCIYIVLVLLFKDFFQPVTILAALPLSIGGAFIALLAANSSFSMPSLIGLVMLMGITTKNSILLIDYAIIARREHGLGRFEALMDACRKRARPIVMTTIAMGAGMLPIAIGMGVDPSFRSPMAIAVIGGLVTGTLLSLLVIPVVFTYVDDAVQWMSRLWRGRSASPAGGRPQDAPAAVP; from the coding sequence ATGAACGTGTCCGCATGGTCGATCCGCAATCCCATCCCGACGGTGATGCTGTTCGTGCTGCTCACCCTCGCCGGGCTCGCCGGCTTCAAGGCGATGAAGATCCAGAACTTCCCGGACATCGAGCTGCCGACGATCATCGTCACCGCCTCGCTGCCCGGTGCAGGCCCCGGCCAGCTCGAGACCGAGGTCGCGCGCAAGATCGAGAACTCGGTCGCCAGCGTGCAGGGCGTGAAGCACATCTATTCGACGCTGCAGGATGGCGCCGTCACCATCAGCGTCGAGTTCCGCCTCGAGAAGCCGGTGCAGGAGGCGCTCGACGAGACGCGCGACGCGGTGAACCGGATCCGTGCGGAGCTGCCGGCCGACCTGCGCGACCCGGTGATCTCCAAGCTGAACATCTCCGGCGTGCCGATCCTCACCTACACGGTTGCGTCATCGCGCATGGACGAGGAGGCGCTCTCCTGGTTCGTCGACAACGAGGCGTCCAAGGCCCTGCTGGCGGTACGGGGCGTCGGCGGCGTCGCACGGGTCGGCGGCGTGTCGCGGGAAGTGCGGGTCGAGCTCGACCCCGCTCGGCTGCTCGCGCTGAACGCGACGGCGGCGGAAGTGTCGCGCGGCCTGCGCCAGCTGCAGCGCGAGCTCTCGGGCGGGCGCATCGACCTGGGCGGCGGCGAACAGGCGGTGCGCACGCTGGCAACCGTACGCTCGGCGGAGGAACTCGCGGCGATCGAGATCTCGCTGGCGGGCGGGCGCCGGGTGCGTCTGGACCAGTTGGCGAAGGTCAGCGACACGATCGGCGAACGCCGCTCGGCCGCGCTGCTGGACGGCCGTCCGGTGGTCGGCTTCGAGGTGACGAAGGCGCGCGGCGAGAGCGAGGTAGGGGTCGCGCGTGGCGTGCGCGAACGCATCGAACAGCTCAAGGCAGTCCACCCGGACATCACCGTCACCGAGTCGTTCAACTTCGTCGACTTCGTGCAGGAGAGCTACGAAGGCTCGATGTGGCTTCTGATGGAGGGCGCCCTGCTCGCGGTCATCGTGGTCTGGCTGTTCCTGCGCGACTGGCGGGCCACCTTCGTCTCGGCGGTGGCGCTGCCGATGTCGGCCATCCCGACCTTCCTCGGCATGTGGTGGCTGGGCTTCACGATCAACACCGTCACCCTGCTCAGCCTGTCGCTGGTGGTGGGCGTGCTGGTCGACGATGCCATCGTCGAGATCGAGAACATCATGCGCCACCTGCGCATGGGCAAGACGCCTTACCAGGCCGCGATGGAAGCCGCCGACGAGATCGGCCTCGCGGTGATCGCGACCACCTTCACGCTGATCGCGGTGTTCCTGCCGACCGCCTTCATGAGCGGCGTCGCCGGCAAGTTCTTCAAGCAGTTCGGCTGGACCGCCGTGCTGGCGGTGTTCGCCTCGCTGGTCGTCGCGCGCATGCTCACGCCGATGATGGCCGCCTACATGCTGCGTACGCCGGACAAGGCGCATCCGGAAGGCCGCCTGATGCGTGTCTACCTGCGCGCGACGGCCTGGTGCGTGCGCCACCGGCTGGCGACGACCGTCGCCGCCGCGCTGTTCTTCGCCGGCTCGATCGCGCTGATCCCGCTGCTGCCCACCGGCTTCATCCCGCCGGACGACCTGTCGCAGACGCAGGTGCAGGTCGAGCTTCCGCCCGGTTCGCGCTTCGAGGACACGTTCGCCACGGCCGAGCGAGCACGCCTGCTGGTCAGCGGCAATACGCATGTGAAGCTCGTCTACACCACGATCGGCGGCGGCAGCGCCGGCTCCGACCCGTTCGCGCCGGGCGGCGCGGCCGAGGCGCGCAAGGCGACGCTGAACATCAACGTCACGCCGCGGCAGGAGCGCAGCGGCACCAGCAAGCAGGCCATCGAGGCCGACCTGCGCGACCGGCTGTCGGCACTGCCGGGCGCGCGGGTGACCGTCGGCCTGGGCGGATCCGGCGAGAAGTACGTGCTGGTGCTGGCGGGCGACGACGGCGCCGCGCTGCTGGCCGCGGCGCGCGAGGTCGAGCGCGACATCCGCTCCATCCCGGGTATAGGCGGCGTCACCTCCAGTTCCAGCCTGATCCGCCCGGAGCTCGTGGTGCGGCCGGACTTCGCACGCGCGGCCGATGCCGGCGTCGACTCGACCACGATCGCCGACACGCTGCGCATCGCCACGCTCGGCGACTATGACCTCGCGCTGCCGAAGATGAACCTGGCGCAGCGGCAGGTCCCGATCGTGGTGCGGCTGCCGGATACAGCGCGCCAGGACCTTGCGCTGCTGTCGCAGCTGACCGTGCCCGGCCGCGACGGCCCGGTACGCATCGATGCCATCGCCGATCTCGTCCTGGAGAGTGGCCCGGCGATCATCAACCGCTACGACCGCCTGCGCAACATCAACCTGTCGATCGAATTGAACAACGTGCCGCTCGGCGACGTGGTGGCCGCAGTGGAGAAGCTGCCCAGCCTGGCTGCGCTGCCGCCCGGGGTGACGCAGGCGAGTATCGGCGACGCGGAGGTGATGGCCGAACTGTTCGCCAGCTTCGGCCTGGCGATGCTCACCGGGGTGCTGTGCATCTACATCGTGCTGGTCCTGCTGTTCAAGGATTTCTTCCAGCCGGTGACGATCCTGGCGGCGCTGCCGCTGTCCATCGGCGGCGCGTTCATCGCCCTGCTCGCAGCCAACAGCAGCTTCTCGATGCCGAGCCTGATCGGGCTGGTAATGCTGATGGGCATCACGACGAAGAACTCGATCCTGCTGATCGACTACGCGATCATCGCGCGCAGGGAGCACGGCCTCGGCCGCTTCGAAGCGCTGATGGACGCGTGCCGCAAGCGTGCGCGGCCGATCGTCATGACCACGATCGCGATGGGTGCGGGCATGCTGCCGATCGCGATCGGCATGGGCGTGGACCCGAGCTTCCGCTCGCCGATGGCGATCGCAGTGATCGGCGGACTGGTCACCGGCACGCTGCTGTCGCTGCTGGTTATCCCGGTGGTGTTCACCTACGTCGACGACGCGGTGCAGTGGATGTCCCGGCTGTGGCGTGGCAGGAGCGCGTCGCCAGCCGGCGGCAGGCCACAGGATGCGCCGGCCGCCGTGCCGTGA
- a CDS encoding efflux RND transporter periplasmic adaptor subunit yields the protein MSSPLPVPGTVPGIRARSPERSWLPRIAGTLFALCAAVLAASTVAPGEAAEKTPGKTTGQRPSLTVETVLPEVRELQMRIGANGNVAAWQEAVIGSEVSGLRLTEVQVNVGDAVRRGALLAVFSAETVQAELALQRATLAEAEASFAEAKANADRARQVQASGALSSQQVGQFLTAEATAKARVDAARAQVQSQELRLRHTRVEAPDDGIVSSRTATVGAVAAPGQELFRLIRQGRLEWRGEVPAAQLHRVRTGQAVRVVTPAGDTVEGRVRMVGPTVDGTSRNALVYVDLKPAPTLLRPGMFVRGEIDMGASRALTLPQSAVLLREGFTYAYRVGDDGRVVQLKIDTGRREGDRVEVLRGLAEGVRVVRNGVAFLADGDLVRIVDTPAKDAAKAGAAAGAPK from the coding sequence ATGAGCAGCCCTCTCCCCGTCCCAGGCACCGTCCCCGGCATCCGGGCGCGATCACCCGAGCGCAGCTGGTTGCCACGCATCGCCGGTACGCTTTTCGCACTGTGCGCGGCCGTCCTTGCGGCATCGACCGTGGCTCCGGGCGAAGCCGCCGAGAAGACGCCGGGCAAGACAACCGGCCAGCGCCCGTCGCTGACCGTCGAGACGGTGCTGCCCGAGGTGCGCGAACTGCAGATGCGCATCGGTGCCAACGGCAACGTCGCAGCCTGGCAGGAAGCGGTGATCGGCAGCGAAGTGAGCGGGCTGCGGTTGACCGAGGTGCAGGTCAACGTCGGCGATGCCGTGCGCCGCGGCGCGCTGCTCGCGGTGTTCTCCGCCGAGACGGTACAGGCGGAACTCGCGCTGCAGCGCGCGACGCTGGCCGAGGCAGAGGCCTCCTTTGCGGAAGCAAAGGCCAATGCCGACCGCGCACGCCAGGTGCAGGCGAGCGGTGCCCTCTCGAGCCAGCAGGTCGGCCAGTTCCTGACCGCCGAGGCGACCGCAAAGGCACGGGTGGACGCAGCCCGCGCCCAGGTGCAGTCGCAGGAGTTGCGGCTGAGGCACACGCGCGTCGAGGCCCCGGACGACGGCATCGTCTCCTCGCGCACCGCCACGGTCGGGGCTGTCGCAGCCCCGGGGCAGGAACTGTTCCGGCTGATACGCCAGGGCCGCCTGGAATGGCGCGGCGAGGTGCCGGCCGCGCAACTGCACCGGGTACGCACGGGCCAGGCGGTTAGGGTGGTGACGCCAGCGGGCGACACGGTGGAGGGCCGGGTACGCATGGTCGGCCCGACGGTCGACGGCACCTCGCGCAACGCGTTGGTCTACGTCGACCTGAAGCCCGCGCCGACGCTGCTGCGGCCGGGGATGTTCGTGCGCGGCGAGATCGACATGGGCGCGAGCCGCGCGCTGACCCTGCCGCAGTCGGCGGTGCTGCTGCGCGAAGGCTTCACCTATGCCTACCGCGTCGGCGACGACGGCCGGGTGGTGCAGCTGAAGATCGACACCGGGCGGCGCGAAGGCGACCGGGTCGAAGTGCTGCGCGGCCTTGCCGAGGGTGTGCGCGTCGTGCGCAACGGCGTGGCGTTCCTCGCCGACGGCGACCTGGTACGCATCGTCGACACGCCGGCGAAGGATGCCGCGAAGGCAGGTGCCGCGGCCGGAGCGCCGAAATGA